One Eubalaena glacialis isolate mEubGla1 chromosome 11, mEubGla1.1.hap2.+ XY, whole genome shotgun sequence DNA segment encodes these proteins:
- the KCTD17 gene encoding BTB/POZ domain-containing protein KCTD17 isoform X1 gives MQTLGRAMRMEAREAAPPAGAGGWSKWDETGAYLIDRDPTYFGPILNFLRHGKLVLDKDMAEEGVLEEAEFYNIGPLIRIIKDRMEEKDYTVTQVPPKHVYRVLQCQEEELTQMVSTMSDGWRFEQLVNIGSSYNYGSEDQAEFLCVVSKELYSSPHGLSSESSRKTKRAEEQLEERQQEVEVEVAQVQVEADAQEKGAANPQGERLLIKAGASRPLPAGARRRTWGPGTAGGGGPTRVSSAACLAPHLHNHPFSHFLFAAQSSQDPANLFSLSPPPPPPPPLPAGGPASSSSTSSSSWISSTPCLFPLCPCPGFLSACSHLHPGAAVAPASCALHPGAPAPHPRASCLPPPAPLLAPPASGPGEEGHSCTSLVPADPAGHI, from the exons GATGAGACTGGGGCCTACCTCATCGACCGTGACCCCACCTACTTCGGGCCCATCCTCAACTTCCTCCGGCATGGCAAGCTGGTGCTGGACAAGGACATGGCTGAGGAGG GGGTCCTGGAGGAAGCGGAGTTCTACAACATCGGCCCGCTGATCCGCATCATCAAAGACCGGATGGAGGAGAAGGATTATACCGTCACACAG GTCCCACCCAAGCATGTGTACCGCGTGCTGCAGTGCCAGGAGGAGGAGCTCACGCAGATGGTCTCCACCATGTCCGACGGCTGGCGCTTCGAGCAG CTGGTGAACATCGGCTCCTCCTACAACTACGGCAGCGAGGACCAGGCAGAGTTCCTGTGCGTGGTGTCCAAGGAGCTGTACAGCTCCCCGCACGGGCTGAGCTCTGAGTCCAGCCGCAAAACCAAG CGCGCGGAGGAGCAGCTGGAGGAGCGACagcaggaggtggaggtggaggtggcacAGGTGCAGGTGGAGGCAGATGCACAGGAGAAAGGTGCAGCCAACCCCCAAGGAGAACGATTGCTAATAAAAGCCGGTGCCTCCCGCCCGCTCCCGGCTGGAGCCCGCCGCAGAACCTGGGGTCCCGGGACGGCCGGGGGGGGCGGGCCCACCAGGGTTAGCTCAGCCGCGTGCCTGGCGCCTCACCTGCATAACCATCccttctctcactttctctttgcAGCCCAGTCATCTCAGGATCCCGCTAACCTTTTCTCCCTCTCAccaccgcctcctcctcctcctccgcttCCCGCCGGAGGTCCTGCCTCATCTTCATccacctcttcttcctcctggatCTCATCTAcaccctgcctcttccctctctgcccctgTCCGGGTTTTCTCTCTGCCTGCTCACACCTCCATCCCGGGGCTGCTGTGGCCCCAGCCTCCTGTGCCCTCCACCCAGGTGCCCCGGCCCCGCATCCCAGAGCATCCTGCCTGCCGCCTCCTGCACCCCTTCTGGCACCTCCCGCCTCCGGGCCCGGGGAGGAGGGGCACAGCTGCACCTCCTTGGTGCCCGCCGACCCCGCCGGGCACATCTGA